The following proteins come from a genomic window of Candidatus Rokuibacteriota bacterium:
- a CDS encoding type II toxin-antitoxin system HicB family antitoxin, giving the protein MIRQYLEKALRSARYDKLEDGTFYGEVPRLRGVLATGETFEACRNQLAEVVEEWVLVRVAKGLAVPPLGKIAVKVKKAG; this is encoded by the coding sequence ATGATTCGACAATACTTAGAGAAGGCGCTAAGAAGCGCGCGTTACGACAAGTTGGAGGACGGCACCTTCTACGGAGAAGTTCCCCGCCTGCGAGGCGTGCTGGCCACCGGTGAGACGTTTGAGGCGTGCCGGAATCAGCTCGCCGAGGTAGTAGAGGAATGGGTGCTGGTGCGGGTAGCTAAGGGTCTGGCTGTTCCGCCACTCGGGAAAATTGCGGTGAAAGTGAAGAAAGCGGGCTGA